TTTCCCATCTCCACTTCCGTCCCGTTTCTGTACCGGTATCCGTCCCGTGCATCATAGGAATATATTACTTCTTGCTGTGATTTTTCTTGCTATTTATCAGTCATGTTTATGTATTGCAAGGTTTTATAGTACACTTTTCCATTTCAGGCTCATGGTAAAGGAGGAAAATTCATTGTTGTTCAGGTGGTTATGATGGTGGTGGTAATGGTAGATATAGTGGTGATCGTTTAGGAGGATCAGACAACCGTTATTCTGGTTATTCAGACCGTTCTTCCAGTTATAGGGGCTTTTGTTCAAGAGGTTCAATCGTTCATCAGGTTTTAGTTCAGGCCGTTCACAGTCAAGTGGAAAGAGCAGCTTTGTTGGTTTTGGATTAAAAGATCCTAACAGATCTTACTGAGAAGTGTTGCGTGAGTACCATCTGAGCCGGCAATAATGGAGGGCTTGGTGACTTGAGTTTGAGTAGGGTTTAGTTATAAGCTATATATAAATCTGTAGCTCCCTGCCTCATAAATAAACATGGATGAAGATGATTCTCCTACCATTAAGGATTATCGTATGTCATTGATCGGGAAGATCTTAAACCCTAAGAAACAATCCGTGGTCAAGCTGATCCAAACCATGTCGGCGCAGTGGATGATGCAAGATAGGATCACAGCTAATGACTTTGGAAGTGGGAAGTTTCTATTAAAATTTATGAATGAAGATGATCTCTAGTCGGTCTTTCTTCAAGGACCTTTTCACTACATTTCTGTATGTTCGTGCTTGTTCGTTGGGAACCGGTTGTTCACGACGATTACCCTTGGATCATCCCTTTCTGGGTTGAGATTACAGGCATTCCATTACATTTATGGACAATCAAAAATCTAAGGAACATTGGTGGTAGGCTTGGTCATATTGACACTGTCGAACTCTCGGCAGGACGCATGCTAATTGACGTTGACACTAGGAAACCGCTTACATTCACACGGAAGATAGCTTCACCTGGAGGAGAGGAGGTCTCGATTCAAATTCATTACGATAAGCTCTTTAAACATTTCTCATCTTGTGGGATGTTGACTCATGAAGTGGCTTATTGCCCGATGAAGTTTCCAGTTGGAAAAGATCGTGTTGAGCGAACTGGTGTCTTTGAACGGGTTCAGCTACCTACTGTCACAACATCTCGAAAGTCGTTGCTGCGAGACCAGAAACCATATGACAGATACGAGGCCTATTCACGTTCTGATCGTTACGGTAAGGGGAGCCGTCGAAGTATTTCACCTCAGAGGAAACAGAGACATGACGGTGGCTTCATGAATGATGCTAGGGCTGGTTATCATCGTTCTGTGGCTTACAATGAAAGCTTTTCGAGAAAGCTAGGAGGCAAAGAGAGCAGATACAACTCGAGTTTCTCACGTAGCAACAAGAGGTATGCGCCTTATCAGAAACAACAAACCCAAACATGGAAGGCTAAGGAGAATATGGAGAAACGTCTGGGCCTGGAGATGATAAGCTGTGAGCCTTATGTTCATGGAACGAACTCAAGGCAAACTGACAGTCCGTCTCCTAAAAGGTCAGCTGATATAAGCATACAGGATCGCAGTAGCAGAAAAAAGATTGCACGTGCAATAGTAACTCCGTCTCGACAGGGCCGTGATGAAAATGTTACTAAAAGAGACAGAGAAGCAGTTTGATTATTGTCTTTCTCTCCTAAGGAGAAAGACCAGCTTGATGATGCTCAGATAATAGGGGCTTTAAATGACATGGAGCTCATTGGCACAAGTAATATGGAGGATGGGGATCGCAAGGATTCTTTGATGGTTGTGGATCATGATGATGACTTGTTGGGGGATGAACTTATGGACATGGACGTTGAAGCCACAAAGGACGCGTCAGTAGTTGGTGCGAAGGGTGTTTAGGCTAAGAAAGGGAAACCTAGAGCTACGTCTTCACGCAAAATAAGAGGTAGGGCTGGCATCCCTCTCGGTCTACCAAAAAAGAAAGCAGAGTTCCTACGTCGGGGATCTCTGAAGCTTCGTAGATCATCTTCTCGAGACGTACAACGTTCAGAAACTCATCGTTCTGGAGAGAAAAAGATTCATAGGGACAGTTCATGCAACGTTTCTGGTTTGGAGGGGTCCAAAAACACCTCCAGACATCATCCATGAAGAcactcagttggaactgtcgagggattgggaacgacctcacagttcgacgccttacggagatgtgtcagaagcatcaCCCAGGACTTGTGTTCTTTTCTGAGACGAAGAACAGAAGGCTgctgttgcaaaacattcataccgacttaggatttgatcatttgtttactgttgagccacttggactcagcggaggtttagctttattttttatggatgaatttcaagttaatgttttattttcaaataatcgtatgattgacattgaggccatcattgatggaataaaagtctatatgacgtttgtttatggGGACCCTATACTAGAAAGACGAGATcaagtttgggaacgtcttacgcgtttctcaacaacaagaaatgaaccttggttcatgataggagattttaatgaaatcacagGACATATTGAGAAAGAAGGAGGAAGACAACGTCCTGATATTTCATTCCTTCCTTTTAAGCAAATGCTTAATGATTGTGGGATGTTAGAGTTTCCTTTCTCGGGGGACATGCTCTCTTGGGTAAGGAAGCGAGCAGGCGGATCAACTGTTCGATGTCGCTTAGACAGAGCAGTAGGAAATGCAGACTAGCATGAGAAGTTTCTCCACTCGTCTGTGAAGTATATGAGGTTATGGGGATCAGACCATCGTCCGATTCTCGCAGATATACTCATAAAGCCAATGAGACGATAAAAAAAGTTCAAGTTTGATAAAAGATGGCTGGATAATGAGGAGTTAAGGCAAGTTATCATTGAGGGATGGAAATCTCCTGATCTTCCTCCCAATGCGACTATTATGGAACATATTTCCAGTTGTAGGAAAGCCTTAAGTGAATGGTGGATGCAACATAATGTCAATTCGGCAAAATTAGTGGAGGAGCTTAAAGAAAAAGTGGAGGGCTTGTATGCAGATGATAATGCTACAACTGAGGAAATTGCAGCAGCTTTAAAGGAACTCTCTGATGCTCTTAAAGCAGAAGAAATGTTCTGAAAACAGAAGAGTCGGGTGTTTTGGTTGAGAGAAGGAGacagaaatacaaaaaaattcaatgccTTGACAAAGCAAAGAAGAGCAAGAAATAAGATCACACAACTCTTAGATGAGAATGGAAATattgttgaggatgaagaaggattggtagccattgctactagctaCTTTAGGCAGATCTTTGAATCATCAAATCCAGAGGACATTGAAGAGGCACTAGCACAAATTCCTTCGACGATCACTGATGAGATTAATGACAACCTTATAGCCCTGGTCACTGAATGGGAGGTCAAATTGGCGCTATTTGCAATGCATCCAGAAAAGGCCCCTAGaccagatgggatgactgcGCTCTTCTATCAAAAATTTTGGGACATAGTAAAGGAAGATTTAACtcttatggttaataaattcCTTTTTGAGGGGACGGTGGCTAATGGGCTGAATGATACAAACATATGTCTCATTCCAAAGACAACAAAGCCTAATGAAATGACTCAGTTTCGACCCATTAGTTTGTGCAACGTCAGctacaagataatctctaaggtcttatgccagagaTTAAAGAAAGTGTTACCAGGGTTGATATCGGAAACCCAGTCAGCATTTGTTGCTGGGAGACAGATTTCAGACAATATTATGATTGCTCAAGAAATGTTCCACGCTCTGCGAACTAAACCAAGTGGACGTAATAAAAGGATGGCCATCAAAACAGAcataagtaaagcatatgataggatggaaTGGTCTTTTATTGAAGCTGTCATGCGTAAGATGGGTTTCTCAGAAATCTGGATCACCTGGATAATGCGATGCATTACATCGGTAAAATATAAGGTTCTCATGAATGGAGAGCCAAGAGGAAATATTATTCCAGGTAGAGGCCtgcgtcaaggagatcctttttctcctttcatttttattctatgcacggaagcgctcgctagccttcttaatcatgcagagaatcaagggaagataacaGGGATGCGCGTCAAACGCGCGTGTCCGtcggtatcccaccttctctttgctgatgatagccttttcttctgtaaggcggagccccgtgaatgtgaagaagtaatgaaagtagtcaggaaatatgGCAAAGCATCAGCTCAATGTATCAATTTTGATAAATCatccttactctttggtaaacGGATTAATGCAACTAGTAGACAAGATATTAAAGATGCACTTGGAAtacaaaatgaaggaggaatgggaacTTACCTAGGCATCTCCGAAGACATAAGTGGATCTAAATGCAGACTTTTTGCTTTTCTAAAGGACAAGTTGATGcatagagtgaatggatggacaGGTAGATGGCTATCAAAAGGTGGAAAGAAAGTGCTGATTAAGTCCATTTTGCTCGCTCTTCCGACATACTTTATGTCTACTTTCCTGCTCCCTTTAAAGATATGTGAAAACCTAGCCAGTGCCATCGCTCAATTCTGGCGGAGTTCTAATCCACCAAAGAGAGGAATACACTGGGCAAAATGGGAAAAAGTTTGCTTACCAAGAGAGGAGCGTGGGATTGGTttccgtatgatccatgagtttAATCTGGCATTATTGGCAAAACAACTATGGAAACTAGTAcaatttcctgattctttggtAGCCCGAGTCATAAAGGAAAGATACTATAGATTGAGCTCTCCATTAAGAGTAAACACTGCTGGTAGCCCATCCTATGTGTGGACTAGCATTTCTGCTGCAAGGAAGCTGCTACTACTGGGAATCAGACAGAAGATACATTCGGATTATGAAGTTaaggtgtgggaggatccgTGGATTCCAACAACTCCTGCGCGACCAGCTGTCCTCCTAGCACCAGTTATGCATCCTAATATGAGAGTCAGCGACCTCATTTATCAGGGATCGAAGGATTGGGATGTTAATCTATTGGAAAACTATGTTAATCCTGAGGACGTACCACTCAtaaggagtttggccataaggTCAGCTCATCGTCGTGATACATTTTTCTGGAACTATACAAGGAATGGCCAATACACGgtcaaatctggatattgggtggctcagaatttattaaagatagcGGACGAAAAAGAAGTTTTGGAGCCAAGTATCACAAAGCTTCAAGCTTTTGCGTGGAACTTAAAAAGCGCCTacgaagatatgtcatcttatatggcaattgttAACTGGTCATGTGACAGTAACGAGGAACTTAAGAAGGCGCAATATGAGGTGTGACAActactgcccaagatgtggagaaaTGGAAGAGACTGTAACCCATGCAATTTTCGAATGTCCACCAGCTCTCCAAGTTTGGTCTCTATAATCAACTCCAACAACCACAAATATTTTTCCGGTATCAAGTGTCTACACAAATATGGACTATCTATTCTGGAGGAAAAACAACATTATTGTGCCAGAGCAAGATaaggatccttatccctggataatttggtatatttggaaggcaaGGAATGAAAAGCTTTTCAGGAGAATAGATAGAGATCCTTTGGATCTAGTTCGACATGCTGAAAGTGAATGTCAAGCCTGGTTTGATGCCAATGAAGCGATACAACCAGTGGTACAAGAAAATAATCCTGAAAAACTCCAAGccataagcttgggtaatatttgcttgCTTGATGGATCTTGGACACCATTGGCTCactttagtggatgtggatgggtatGGATGGACAATGCTGGGAACATTCAACTTATGGGGACAAAAAAATTTCCGCGACGTGAATCAGCTTTgcattcggaagtagaagcactgcgatgggcgatggagaacaTGCTTCAACATTCAACATGTCAGAGCTTCGGGACAGACTGTAAGGAACTTATTGCAATGATAAAGGACCCCCAAGCTCAAGCTTTGCGAcggaattggagaggatagaaACGTTACAGATATGCTTTCCAGACTTCAAAATCACTCATGTTCCACGGGCACGCAATCAGACTTCTGATTTTTAGCTAAAACTGCTAGATCTTTCCATaggaatttgttttttattggttgttctattccggtttagttacccagaccacctcaagtttgagtaatagaatgaccttttgatgtcaaaaaaataaaataaaataaataaacatgttttattttgaagttgTCTCATCACTGATTTATTTTCTACACTGGTAGAAGAGATGTTACTTTCTATTTGTATTTGGCCACTTCCGTTCACTTAGAACGATTCTTTCGTCCACCAGAAAGACAAGAGTATGAACCAAATCAACTCTTGGGATTTGACTTAATTTGGTTATGTTCTCAACTTATCTCAATGGTGAGCCAGAAGAACGGCATGAACCACTAAGGTTGTCAATTTTGACATCGAACAAGTCATGAAGATCATACGTCCCAGTGATTAAACCAAATGAAAAGGACAACTTGATAAGGAAGAAAATATAGGATGAAAGAGCTGATGACAGTTATCGGAAATTTACCTGATTCTGATCTTAATTATcctaaaaataaattagatttgAAATTAATGTAAACCGGGTCGAAATTGAACATTAAATTAAGTTTGGTTTACGTAAACCCGGATTTTCGTCAATAATTCTGccacaacataaattaaaagGTCTGTCACCACATAAACAAAAAGTCTACTAACAATTTTAAATAGGATATATAACTTTCCCGTAAGAAAATAAGTCTAACATAAGAAAAAAGTCAACCACAAAAATCTACCATTTATAACAAGTCTGCCACCTCATTCTACAAACATATTCTTAAAAATTTGTTTCTATTTAAATCGGACAATTAACTCTGTCGTGGAAACAAATCTGACATTTCTAAAAAGGTTTGTCATCACTTTAACGGTAGATTTGctatacaaattttataaacaaatttattattcgacatatttgatttttaaaaataaatctgcCGTCGATCAAATGTTAAAGGTACTTTggtaatgtttttttgttataactatgGGCAAGGACaatttcaaccaaaaaaatatttgaataatttttttaaaaaatgagtcATTCTAGTAATAACACAACTAATTTGAGTCATTTTAGTAAACTTCcctttataaatttatgttttgtgtTCCTCGAATAGATTAACTTTATATGCTCATTGTAATTTTGGGAGGTCATCGAATCATTATCTCGAACGAGAGTGTTACAAAAATATCTCACAAAAGAaatttaagtaatatataacatatttagATCAATTCATTTATCatcaattgattttaagttagAAACTTATAATAAGCCTAAATTTAAAATGGTATCAGAGTCACACAATGTTGGGCCACGCTTTGCATATCATTTCTTCAATTGTCTGTGTGAGAGAAAATgttaatcccctatatattatttgaaaagcattgcaacatttttttgtagccacatgtcatcactataatgattcttagaatccttagagaaatatgttgattcacgtaaatatataatacgtttttttattaaaccacagtaaatacattattaatgtgcttcattatttccttaaataagattacggaattgcctaatgtggctaaagtatatatgacaattaatgaatttgaataataaagattcgataaaaataagtgtgaattatagttatatttgtttaattttagggaaattgccacaaataccacattcatagtaccacttttcatgtttacactaaccacttttaccctcacttttaatgaagggtaaaatacaattatacccttagggttaactaatctagacttagggtttagagttgaggggtggggtagggtttttggaatgtgaaatttatgattctaataaatatataaatacttaaaaaatataaaaaaaatttaaaaaaatagtttcaaacataattttcgtttttcaaaaagaaatttgaaaaaaattaaaaaaaaaatcgaaaaaaaaatttgaaaaaaaagttttataaaaaaattcgaatttgaaaaagtatatttcgaaaaattaaaaaaaaaattttattttttatttttttttatattttctattttttattttttattttatattttatattttttattttttattttttattttttatttaaataatactttattatatatataaataacaaggacataagagtcttttgtcacttaatgaagaaggtatttttgaaaatgtctcattagtgatggtaaaaatgaaaagtggtagcatgaaagtgctaaacatgtaatttccccttaattttaagctattaaaataaattaaacaatcatagtaaccatataataaaaaatttaaaaattatttatatattatattttgaattttaaaaaatgagtataaattactaaaactaataaaagttttacattcaaattttctgatctatgatttaaaacttttgctatgacatgatacaaataattaaaaaaataatataagttgaaagtctcatttaatatgtatcaaaaataaaagatatataaatatatgtatcattttaaattaaactatatgccatataaatatacatgaatatcttaattttgaaatttactttgaatatttttttgataaagtattgacaacttaatttttaaaaatattataaattacttaaacaattaatcccacagtgaaaattttgttatcactaatttagactttttgctataaaagatacaaatgataaaaaaaatatgagcaaaaagcatcatctaataaatattaattttttttttttttgacagcaaacggctcttctattactcaagcttgaggtggtctaggaagccagaccggaatagaacaaccaataaaacataatgATCTataaccggaatagaacaaccaataaaactcTTCGGTGCATTTCTAGCTAGCGCATCCGCAATCTCATTCTGCGTCCTTGGAATATATATAATCTTGAAGTCTGAAAAACACAACCGAAGAGTTTGAATGTTTTCCAGCTCAGTTGAGAAGTTGGGCCAATCTTGTGGCTGCTCCATCATTGCTATCAAATCCTTGCAGTCTGTCCCAAACTTTTGACAAGTCGAGTGTTGTATcatgctctccattgcccactTTAAAGCTTCCAGTTCCGAGTGTAGCGATGTCTCCCTCCTCCGTAAGTTCCTTGACCCCATGAGTTGTATCTTTCCTATTGCATCCTTCCAGACCCATCCTATTCCACTAAATTGAGCTGTGGaagtccatgaaccatccaccatgcagatattacccaagcttaagacttgggATTCTTCAATAGTCTGTACATTTGGCATAACCGGTACAGAGTCTCTTGCATTGTACCAAGCTTGgcactcactctctgcatatCTGACTAGCTCCAATGGATCTCTGTCTATGCCTCTGAACAACTTAtcattcctagctttccagatataccaaattatccaaggataaggaTCTCTATCCTCTTCTGGTTCCAGAATATCATTCTTTCTCCAAAAAAGAAAGTCCATATTAGCGTAAATACTCGATACAGGAAAGATTTCAGAGCTCGATGGTGTTGATGATAACTCCCATGCTTGTAAGGCCGGTGGACACTCGAAGATAGCATGAGTAACGGTCTCTTCTGGcgctccacatcttgggcaataATTATCACATCTCATGTTGCGGCGTACCAAATTTCTTGTTACGGCTATCTGTCCAGATATtagttgccatataagatggcaGATCTTTTGTGGCGCATTcaccttccaagcaaaggcttgaagttttGTGATGCTAGGCTGTAAAACTTGTAGCTCCTCTTCGTCTCTCATCAAGTTTGTTGCAACCCAATATCCCGATTTGACAGTATATTGTCCAGTCTTTGTGTAACTCCAGCTAAATGTATCACGTCGATGAGTAGGACTAATGGTGAGACTCAGAATCATCGGGATATCTTCTTGAGCTACATATTGTTCCAATAGTCGAGTATCCCACTCTTTGGTAACAGGATTAATAAGGCTGCTGAGAAGCATCTTAGGATTCACCGCTGGAGCTCGGGCATGAGCCGGCCTAGCTGGCATCGTAGGGATCCAAGGATCTTCCCACACATTAATTTCGTACCCTGAGTGCACCTTACTTCTAATTCCCAGAAGTAATAACTTCCTCGCGGCAGTTATACTTGTCCATACATAAGATGGAGAATCCACAGTGCCTATTCGCAACGGCGAACTGAGACGGTAATATCTTCCTCGGAGAACTCTCGCTACTAGTGAATCCGGAAATTGCACAAGTCGCCACAGCTGCTTAGCTAGAAGAGCTAGGTTAAATTCATGGATCATACGGAAACCAATTCCTCCCTCTTCTCTAGGAGCACACATCTTTTCCCATTTTGCCCAGTGAACTCCTCTTTTCGGAGGATTCGAGCTCCACCAGAACTGTGCAATGGCACTTGCTAAGTTCTCACATATCTCCAAAGGAAGCAGGAAGCTGGACATAACATAGGTCGGGAGAGCTAGCAATATCGA
The sequence above is drawn from the Brassica napus cultivar Da-Ae chromosome A8, Da-Ae, whole genome shotgun sequence genome and encodes:
- the LOC125576910 gene encoding uncharacterized protein LOC125576910 encodes the protein MEHISSCRKALSEWWMQHNVNSAKLVEELKEKVEGLYADDNATTEEIAAALKELSDALKAEEIRARNKITQLLDENGNIVEDEEGLVAIATSYFRQIFESSNPEDIEEALAQIPSTITDEINDNLIALVTEWEVKLALFAMHPEKAPRPDGMTALFYQKFWDIVKEDLTLMVNKFLFEGTVANGLNDTNICLIPKTTKPNEMTQFRPISLCNVSYKIISKVLCQRLKKVLPGLISETQSAFVAGRQISDNIMIAQEMFHALRTKPSGRNKRMAIKTDISKAYDRMEWSFIEAVMRKMGFSEIWITWIMRCITSDKLMHRVNGWTGRWLSKGGKKVLIKSILLALPTYFMSTFLLPLKICENLASAIAQFWRSSNPPKRGIHWAKWEKVCLPREERGIGFRMIHEFNLALLAKQLWKLVQFPDSLVARVIKERYYRLSSPLRVNTAGSPSYVWTSISAARKLLLLGIRQKIHSDYEVKVWEDPWIPTTPARPAVLLAPVMHPNMRVSDLIYQGSKDWDVNLLENYVNPEDVPLIRSLAIRSAHRRDTFFWNYTRNGQYTVKSGYWVAQNLLKIADEKEVLEPSITKLQAFAWNLKSAYEDMSSYMAIVNWSCDSNEELKKAQYEV